The Pirellulimonas nuda genome includes a region encoding these proteins:
- a CDS encoding c-type cytochrome has protein sequence MPCPGARTAAAIVAALLCVGGAGGQAPGAGAPAELPPGKLGEAIALGRAIVENTKDHPLSKPFVGNALNCTSCHLDNGTHPEAATFLGVAAAYPAWSPREARVITLEQRVQNCFIRSENGARPPLGGEVATAITAYITWLSTGQPIQQNADRPLGPRAMRALEVEGGDAERGAALYADHCVSCHGDQGEGDDVSPPLWGDQSYNDGAGMSQAPKLASYLKVAMPLDDPILSEQEATDIAAYVNGHARPRFRLSDHAEPAP, from the coding sequence ATGCCTTGCCCCGGCGCCCGAACGGCAGCGGCGATTGTAGCGGCGTTGCTTTGCGTCGGCGGCGCGGGGGGCCAGGCCCCCGGCGCCGGCGCACCGGCGGAGCTGCCGCCCGGCAAACTGGGTGAGGCGATCGCGCTGGGGCGGGCGATCGTCGAGAACACCAAGGACCACCCGCTGTCGAAGCCATTCGTGGGCAACGCACTCAACTGCACTTCGTGCCACTTAGACAACGGCACGCACCCCGAGGCCGCCACGTTCCTAGGCGTCGCGGCCGCCTACCCGGCCTGGTCGCCGCGGGAGGCGCGCGTCATCACGCTCGAGCAGCGCGTGCAGAACTGCTTTATCCGCAGCGAGAACGGCGCCCGGCCCCCGCTCGGGGGCGAAGTCGCGACCGCCATCACCGCCTACATCACGTGGCTCTCTACCGGGCAGCCTATCCAGCAGAACGCCGACCGCCCGTTGGGCCCCCGGGCCATGCGGGCGCTCGAAGTGGAAGGCGGCGACGCGGAGCGGGGCGCTGCGCTGTACGCCGATCACTGCGTCTCCTGCCACGGCGATCAGGGCGAGGGAGACGACGTTTCTCCCCCGCTGTGGGGCGACCAGTCGTACAACGACGGCGCCGGGATGAGCCAAGCGCCCAAGCTGGCGTCGTACCTCAAGGTGGCCATGCCGCTAGACGACCCCATCCTCAGCGAGCAAGAAGCAACCGACATCGCCGCGTACGTCAACGGCCACGCCCGCCCAAGGTTCCGCCTGTCGGACCACGCCGAACCGGCGCCTTAG
- a CDS encoding PEP-CTERM sorting domain-containing protein: MYVVGSDPNAVGAPGDYNGDSFVDAADYTVWRDNLGLSLTNLQNTDPNNLSGTVQASDYDYWKDNFPGPAVDGAIGGAPVPEPASWLLLAGGVALAAAVRRR; the protein is encoded by the coding sequence ATGTACGTAGTGGGCTCCGATCCCAACGCGGTGGGCGCCCCCGGCGACTACAACGGCGATTCCTTCGTCGATGCCGCCGACTACACCGTCTGGCGTGACAACCTGGGCCTGAGTCTGACCAACCTGCAGAACACCGACCCGAACAACCTCAGCGGCACGGTGCAGGCCAGCGACTACGACTATTGGAAGGACAACTTCCCCGGCCCGGCCGTTGACGGCGCCATCGGCGGCGCGCCGGTCCCCGAGCCCGCTTCGTGGCTGCTGCTTGCCGGGGGGGTCGCGCTCGCCGCCGCCGTGAGGCGCCGGTAG